One genomic window of Quercus lobata isolate SW786 chromosome 9, ValleyOak3.0 Primary Assembly, whole genome shotgun sequence includes the following:
- the LOC115960125 gene encoding pentatricopeptide repeat-containing protein At4g20740-like isoform X1 has protein sequence MPPHLQPPIPKPQNQNQNQKNKFYFFYGHRKPSQHRPTVRGGLFSNRQSISLHKPSPPHNPQPFNLHHWDPQHSPTTTTTETRNTNTGSGSGTTHTSLIRLSPIARYITDSFRKNQNHWGPSIVSDLNKLRRVTPDLVSEVLKSQPDPNLASKFFHWASKQKGFHHTFASYNAFAYCLNRSNRFRSADQLPELMISQNKPPTEKQFEILIRFHSDANRPLRVFYVYQKMKKFNVKPRVFLYNRIIDALMKNGYVDLALSVYDDFRNDGLVEESVTFMVLIKGLCKVGRIDEMLKVLSKMRENLCAPDVFAYTAMVRVLVEAGNLDGCLRVWEEMRRDKVEPDAMAYTTLVTALCKGGRVEKGYELFREMKEKRCLIDRAIYGSLVEAFVADGKVGFACGLLKDLVDSGYRADLGIYNSIIEGLCGVKRVDKAYKVFQVTVQEGLEPEFVTVNPILVLYAEMRRMDEFCKLLTQMEKLGFCVIDNLSKFFAFVVGKEERTMMAVEVFENLKKRGYCSVSIYNILMGALHKKGEFEKVISLFDEVKESNFEPDSLTYSIAIECFVEIGDIEKACLCNNKIMEMSLVPSVAAYCALAKGLCKTGDIDAAMMLVRDCLANVTSGPMEFKYTLSVVHACKSGGAEKVIEVLNEMMQQGCPPDEIIYSAIISGMCKYGTIEEARKVFSNLRDRKLLTEANMIVYDEMLIEHMKKKTADLVVSGLKFFGLESKLKAKGTSHPPFFSLFYFPNQREAKGCICICFNNRSVGIFWLLKENYNTFS, from the exons ATGCCTCCTCACCTTCAGCCCCCAATTCCCAaaccccaaaaccaaaaccaaaaccaaaaaaacaagttCTACTTCTTCTACGGCCACCGTAAACCCTCCCAACACCGCCCCACCGTCCGCGGCGGCCTCTTCTCCAACCGCCAATCCATCTCCCTCCACAAACCCTCTCCTCCCCACAATCCTCAACCCTTCAATCTCCACCACTGGGACCCACAACAttcccccaccaccaccaccactgaaaCCCGCAACACCAACACTGGGTCTGGGTCTGGGACCACCCACACCTCTCTCATCCGCCTCTCCCCTATCGCCCGATACATCACCGACTCATTCCGCAAGAACCAAAACCACTGGGGCCCTTCCATCGTCTCCGACCTCAACAAACTCCGCCGCGTCACTCCGGAcctcgtctccgaagtcctcaaatcccaacccgacccgaatcTCGCCTCCAAGTTCTTCCACTGGGCCTCCAAGCAAAAAGGCTTCCACCACACTTTCGCTTCCTACAATGCCTTCGCCTATTGCCTTAACCGCTCTAACCGTTTCCGCTCTGCCGATCAACTGCCCGAACTCATGATCTCCCAAAACAAACCCCCCACTGAAAAGCAGTTCGAAATCCTTATCCGATTCCACTCCGACGCCAATCGGCCCCTTCGGGTTTTCTACGTGtatcagaagatgaagaaattCAATGTCAAGCCTAGGGTTTTTTTGTACAATAGGATTATTGATGCTTTGATGAAGAATGGGTATGTGGATTTGGCGCTTTCAGTTTATGATGATTTTAGGAATGATGGTTTGGTTGAAGAGAGTGTTACTTTTATGGTTTTGATTAAAGGGTTGTGTAAAGTTGGGAGAATTGATGAAATGTTGAAGGTTTTGAGTAAAATGAGGGAGAATTTGTGTGCGCCGGACGTGTTTGCGTACACGGCAATGGTGAGGGTGTTGGTTGAAGCAGGGAATTTGGATGGATGTTTGAGGGTTTGGGAGGAAATGAGGAGGGATAAGGTGGAGCCGGACGCAATGGCGTATACGACTTTGGTTACCGCGTTGTGTAAAGGTGGGAGGGTGGAGAAAGGGTATGAGTTGTTTAGGGAGATGAAGGAGAAAAGGTGTTTGATTGATAGGGCGATATATGGATCGTTGGTTGAGGCATTTGTGGCAGATGGGAAAGTGGGGTTTGCTTGTGGTTTGTTGAAGGATTTGGTGGATTCTGGGTATAGAGCTGATTTGGGGATTTATAATTCGATTATTGAAGGATTGTGCGGTGTGAAGAGAGTCGATAAGGCTTATAAGGTTTTTCAGGTCACGGTTCAGGAGGGTCTTGAGCCGGAGTTTGTGACTGTGAATCCAATTTTGGTTTTGTATGCAGAGATGAGAAGGATGGATGAGTTTTGTAAATTGTTAACCCAAATGGAGAAATTGGGATTTTGTGTCATTGATAATCTTTCGAAGTTCTTTGCTTTTGTGGTTGGGAAGGAGGAGAGGACAATGATGGCTGTGGAAGTGTTTGAGAACTTAAAAAAGAGAGGTTATTGTAGTGTTTCCATATACAATATTCTTATGGGGGCACTTCACAAGAAGGGGGAGTTCGAAAAGGTGATATCACTCTTTGATGAAGTGAAGGAATCAAATTTTGAACCTGACTCATTGACTTATAGTATTGCAATTGAATGTTTTGTAGAGATTGGTGATATTGAAAAAGCATGTCTGTGTAACAATAAAATCATGGAGATGTCTTTGGTTCCTTCTGTTGCTGCTTATTGTGCTCTTGCTAAAGGGCTCTGCAAGACCGGAGACATTGATGCTGCTATGATGCTTGTTCGCGATTGCTTAGCCAATGTTACGAGTGGCCCTATGGAGTTTAAGTATACACTTTCTGTTGTTCATGCCTGTAAATCTGGTGGTGCTGAGAAGGTGATTGAGGTACTTAATGAAATGATGCAACAGGGTTGTCCTCCTGATGAGATTATATACTCTGCTATCATCTCTGGCATGTGTAAGTATGGGACAATTGAGGAGGCAAGGAAGGTTTTTTCGAATTTGAGAGACCGCAAACTTTTAACAGAAGCTAATATGATTGTCTACGATGAAATGCTAATTGAGCATATGAAGAAGAAGACCGCAGACTTGGTGGTGTCTGGATTGAAGTTTTTTG GTCTAGAGTCCAAGTTGAAAGCAAAGGGTACTTCTCACCCACCCTTCTTCTCT CTATTCT
- the LOC115960125 gene encoding pentatricopeptide repeat-containing protein At4g20740-like isoform X2, which yields MPPHLQPPIPKPQNQNQNQKNKFYFFYGHRKPSQHRPTVRGGLFSNRQSISLHKPSPPHNPQPFNLHHWDPQHSPTTTTTETRNTNTGSGSGTTHTSLIRLSPIARYITDSFRKNQNHWGPSIVSDLNKLRRVTPDLVSEVLKSQPDPNLASKFFHWASKQKGFHHTFASYNAFAYCLNRSNRFRSADQLPELMISQNKPPTEKQFEILIRFHSDANRPLRVFYVYQKMKKFNVKPRVFLYNRIIDALMKNGYVDLALSVYDDFRNDGLVEESVTFMVLIKGLCKVGRIDEMLKVLSKMRENLCAPDVFAYTAMVRVLVEAGNLDGCLRVWEEMRRDKVEPDAMAYTTLVTALCKGGRVEKGYELFREMKEKRCLIDRAIYGSLVEAFVADGKVGFACGLLKDLVDSGYRADLGIYNSIIEGLCGVKRVDKAYKVFQVTVQEGLEPEFVTVNPILVLYAEMRRMDEFCKLLTQMEKLGFCVIDNLSKFFAFVVGKEERTMMAVEVFENLKKRGYCSVSIYNILMGALHKKGEFEKVISLFDEVKESNFEPDSLTYSIAIECFVEIGDIEKACLCNNKIMEMSLVPSVAAYCALAKGLCKTGDIDAAMMLVRDCLANVTSGPMEFKYTLSVVHACKSGGAEKVIEVLNEMMQQGCPPDEIIYSAIISGMCKYGTIEEARKVFSNLRDRKLLTEANMIVYDEMLIEHMKKKTADLVVSGLKFFGLESKLKAKGTSHPPFFSTSRSASEVLGSIMTGNWRQ from the exons ATGCCTCCTCACCTTCAGCCCCCAATTCCCAaaccccaaaaccaaaaccaaaaccaaaaaaacaagttCTACTTCTTCTACGGCCACCGTAAACCCTCCCAACACCGCCCCACCGTCCGCGGCGGCCTCTTCTCCAACCGCCAATCCATCTCCCTCCACAAACCCTCTCCTCCCCACAATCCTCAACCCTTCAATCTCCACCACTGGGACCCACAACAttcccccaccaccaccaccactgaaaCCCGCAACACCAACACTGGGTCTGGGTCTGGGACCACCCACACCTCTCTCATCCGCCTCTCCCCTATCGCCCGATACATCACCGACTCATTCCGCAAGAACCAAAACCACTGGGGCCCTTCCATCGTCTCCGACCTCAACAAACTCCGCCGCGTCACTCCGGAcctcgtctccgaagtcctcaaatcccaacccgacccgaatcTCGCCTCCAAGTTCTTCCACTGGGCCTCCAAGCAAAAAGGCTTCCACCACACTTTCGCTTCCTACAATGCCTTCGCCTATTGCCTTAACCGCTCTAACCGTTTCCGCTCTGCCGATCAACTGCCCGAACTCATGATCTCCCAAAACAAACCCCCCACTGAAAAGCAGTTCGAAATCCTTATCCGATTCCACTCCGACGCCAATCGGCCCCTTCGGGTTTTCTACGTGtatcagaagatgaagaaattCAATGTCAAGCCTAGGGTTTTTTTGTACAATAGGATTATTGATGCTTTGATGAAGAATGGGTATGTGGATTTGGCGCTTTCAGTTTATGATGATTTTAGGAATGATGGTTTGGTTGAAGAGAGTGTTACTTTTATGGTTTTGATTAAAGGGTTGTGTAAAGTTGGGAGAATTGATGAAATGTTGAAGGTTTTGAGTAAAATGAGGGAGAATTTGTGTGCGCCGGACGTGTTTGCGTACACGGCAATGGTGAGGGTGTTGGTTGAAGCAGGGAATTTGGATGGATGTTTGAGGGTTTGGGAGGAAATGAGGAGGGATAAGGTGGAGCCGGACGCAATGGCGTATACGACTTTGGTTACCGCGTTGTGTAAAGGTGGGAGGGTGGAGAAAGGGTATGAGTTGTTTAGGGAGATGAAGGAGAAAAGGTGTTTGATTGATAGGGCGATATATGGATCGTTGGTTGAGGCATTTGTGGCAGATGGGAAAGTGGGGTTTGCTTGTGGTTTGTTGAAGGATTTGGTGGATTCTGGGTATAGAGCTGATTTGGGGATTTATAATTCGATTATTGAAGGATTGTGCGGTGTGAAGAGAGTCGATAAGGCTTATAAGGTTTTTCAGGTCACGGTTCAGGAGGGTCTTGAGCCGGAGTTTGTGACTGTGAATCCAATTTTGGTTTTGTATGCAGAGATGAGAAGGATGGATGAGTTTTGTAAATTGTTAACCCAAATGGAGAAATTGGGATTTTGTGTCATTGATAATCTTTCGAAGTTCTTTGCTTTTGTGGTTGGGAAGGAGGAGAGGACAATGATGGCTGTGGAAGTGTTTGAGAACTTAAAAAAGAGAGGTTATTGTAGTGTTTCCATATACAATATTCTTATGGGGGCACTTCACAAGAAGGGGGAGTTCGAAAAGGTGATATCACTCTTTGATGAAGTGAAGGAATCAAATTTTGAACCTGACTCATTGACTTATAGTATTGCAATTGAATGTTTTGTAGAGATTGGTGATATTGAAAAAGCATGTCTGTGTAACAATAAAATCATGGAGATGTCTTTGGTTCCTTCTGTTGCTGCTTATTGTGCTCTTGCTAAAGGGCTCTGCAAGACCGGAGACATTGATGCTGCTATGATGCTTGTTCGCGATTGCTTAGCCAATGTTACGAGTGGCCCTATGGAGTTTAAGTATACACTTTCTGTTGTTCATGCCTGTAAATCTGGTGGTGCTGAGAAGGTGATTGAGGTACTTAATGAAATGATGCAACAGGGTTGTCCTCCTGATGAGATTATATACTCTGCTATCATCTCTGGCATGTGTAAGTATGGGACAATTGAGGAGGCAAGGAAGGTTTTTTCGAATTTGAGAGACCGCAAACTTTTAACAGAAGCTAATATGATTGTCTACGATGAAATGCTAATTGAGCATATGAAGAAGAAGACCGCAGACTTGGTGGTGTCTGGATTGAAGTTTTTTG GTCTAGAGTCCAAGTTGAAAGCAAAGGGTACTTCTCACCCACCCTTCTTCTCT
- the LOC115960125 gene encoding pentatricopeptide repeat-containing protein At4g20740-like isoform X4, which yields MPPHLQPPIPKPQNQNQNQKNKFYFFYGHRKPSQHRPTVRGGLFSNRQSISLHKPSPPHNPQPFNLHHWDPQHSPTTTTTETRNTNTGSGSGTTHTSLIRLSPIARYITDSFRKNQNHWGPSIVSDLNKLRRVTPDLVSEVLKSQPDPNLASKFFHWASKQKGFHHTFASYNAFAYCLNRSNRFRSADQLPELMISQNKPPTEKQFEILIRFHSDANRPLRVFYVYQKMKKFNVKPRVFLYNRIIDALMKNGYVDLALSVYDDFRNDGLVEESVTFMVLIKGLCKVGRIDEMLKVLSKMRENLCAPDVFAYTAMVRVLVEAGNLDGCLRVWEEMRRDKVEPDAMAYTTLVTALCKGGRVEKGYELFREMKEKRCLIDRAIYGSLVEAFVADGKVGFACGLLKDLVDSGYRADLGIYNSIIEGLCGVKRVDKAYKVFQVTVQEGLEPEFVTVNPILVLYAEMRRMDEFCKLLTQMEKLGFCVIDNLSKFFAFVVGKEERTMMAVEVFENLKKRGYCSVSIYNILMGALHKKGEFEKVISLFDEVKESNFEPDSLTYSIAIECFVEIGDIEKACLCNNKIMEMSLVPSVAAYCALAKGLCKTGDIDAAMMLVRDCLANVTSGPMEFKYTLSVVHACKSGGAEKVIEVLNEMMQQGCPPDEIIYSAIISGMCKYGTIEEARKVFSNLRDRKLLTEANMIVYDEMLIEHMKKKTADLVVSGLKFFGLESKLKAKGTSHPPFFSVSSNTFSL from the exons ATGCCTCCTCACCTTCAGCCCCCAATTCCCAaaccccaaaaccaaaaccaaaaccaaaaaaacaagttCTACTTCTTCTACGGCCACCGTAAACCCTCCCAACACCGCCCCACCGTCCGCGGCGGCCTCTTCTCCAACCGCCAATCCATCTCCCTCCACAAACCCTCTCCTCCCCACAATCCTCAACCCTTCAATCTCCACCACTGGGACCCACAACAttcccccaccaccaccaccactgaaaCCCGCAACACCAACACTGGGTCTGGGTCTGGGACCACCCACACCTCTCTCATCCGCCTCTCCCCTATCGCCCGATACATCACCGACTCATTCCGCAAGAACCAAAACCACTGGGGCCCTTCCATCGTCTCCGACCTCAACAAACTCCGCCGCGTCACTCCGGAcctcgtctccgaagtcctcaaatcccaacccgacccgaatcTCGCCTCCAAGTTCTTCCACTGGGCCTCCAAGCAAAAAGGCTTCCACCACACTTTCGCTTCCTACAATGCCTTCGCCTATTGCCTTAACCGCTCTAACCGTTTCCGCTCTGCCGATCAACTGCCCGAACTCATGATCTCCCAAAACAAACCCCCCACTGAAAAGCAGTTCGAAATCCTTATCCGATTCCACTCCGACGCCAATCGGCCCCTTCGGGTTTTCTACGTGtatcagaagatgaagaaattCAATGTCAAGCCTAGGGTTTTTTTGTACAATAGGATTATTGATGCTTTGATGAAGAATGGGTATGTGGATTTGGCGCTTTCAGTTTATGATGATTTTAGGAATGATGGTTTGGTTGAAGAGAGTGTTACTTTTATGGTTTTGATTAAAGGGTTGTGTAAAGTTGGGAGAATTGATGAAATGTTGAAGGTTTTGAGTAAAATGAGGGAGAATTTGTGTGCGCCGGACGTGTTTGCGTACACGGCAATGGTGAGGGTGTTGGTTGAAGCAGGGAATTTGGATGGATGTTTGAGGGTTTGGGAGGAAATGAGGAGGGATAAGGTGGAGCCGGACGCAATGGCGTATACGACTTTGGTTACCGCGTTGTGTAAAGGTGGGAGGGTGGAGAAAGGGTATGAGTTGTTTAGGGAGATGAAGGAGAAAAGGTGTTTGATTGATAGGGCGATATATGGATCGTTGGTTGAGGCATTTGTGGCAGATGGGAAAGTGGGGTTTGCTTGTGGTTTGTTGAAGGATTTGGTGGATTCTGGGTATAGAGCTGATTTGGGGATTTATAATTCGATTATTGAAGGATTGTGCGGTGTGAAGAGAGTCGATAAGGCTTATAAGGTTTTTCAGGTCACGGTTCAGGAGGGTCTTGAGCCGGAGTTTGTGACTGTGAATCCAATTTTGGTTTTGTATGCAGAGATGAGAAGGATGGATGAGTTTTGTAAATTGTTAACCCAAATGGAGAAATTGGGATTTTGTGTCATTGATAATCTTTCGAAGTTCTTTGCTTTTGTGGTTGGGAAGGAGGAGAGGACAATGATGGCTGTGGAAGTGTTTGAGAACTTAAAAAAGAGAGGTTATTGTAGTGTTTCCATATACAATATTCTTATGGGGGCACTTCACAAGAAGGGGGAGTTCGAAAAGGTGATATCACTCTTTGATGAAGTGAAGGAATCAAATTTTGAACCTGACTCATTGACTTATAGTATTGCAATTGAATGTTTTGTAGAGATTGGTGATATTGAAAAAGCATGTCTGTGTAACAATAAAATCATGGAGATGTCTTTGGTTCCTTCTGTTGCTGCTTATTGTGCTCTTGCTAAAGGGCTCTGCAAGACCGGAGACATTGATGCTGCTATGATGCTTGTTCGCGATTGCTTAGCCAATGTTACGAGTGGCCCTATGGAGTTTAAGTATACACTTTCTGTTGTTCATGCCTGTAAATCTGGTGGTGCTGAGAAGGTGATTGAGGTACTTAATGAAATGATGCAACAGGGTTGTCCTCCTGATGAGATTATATACTCTGCTATCATCTCTGGCATGTGTAAGTATGGGACAATTGAGGAGGCAAGGAAGGTTTTTTCGAATTTGAGAGACCGCAAACTTTTAACAGAAGCTAATATGATTGTCTACGATGAAATGCTAATTGAGCATATGAAGAAGAAGACCGCAGACTTGGTGGTGTCTGGATTGAAGTTTTTTGGTCTAGAGTCCAAGTTGAAAGCAAAGGGTAC TTCTCACCCACCCTTCTTCTCTGTAAGTTCCAAtactttttctctttaa
- the LOC115960125 gene encoding pentatricopeptide repeat-containing protein At4g20740-like isoform X3: MPPHLQPPIPKPQNQNQNQKNKFYFFYGHRKPSQHRPTVRGGLFSNRQSISLHKPSPPHNPQPFNLHHWDPQHSPTTTTTETRNTNTGSGSGTTHTSLIRLSPIARYITDSFRKNQNHWGPSIVSDLNKLRRVTPDLVSEVLKSQPDPNLASKFFHWASKQKGFHHTFASYNAFAYCLNRSNRFRSADQLPELMISQNKPPTEKQFEILIRFHSDANRPLRVFYVYQKMKKFNVKPRVFLYNRIIDALMKNGYVDLALSVYDDFRNDGLVEESVTFMVLIKGLCKVGRIDEMLKVLSKMRENLCAPDVFAYTAMVRVLVEAGNLDGCLRVWEEMRRDKVEPDAMAYTTLVTALCKGGRVEKGYELFREMKEKRCLIDRAIYGSLVEAFVADGKVGFACGLLKDLVDSGYRADLGIYNSIIEGLCGVKRVDKAYKVFQVTVQEGLEPEFVTVNPILVLYAEMRRMDEFCKLLTQMEKLGFCVIDNLSKFFAFVVGKEERTMMAVEVFENLKKRGYCSVSIYNILMGALHKKGEFEKVISLFDEVKESNFEPDSLTYSIAIECFVEIGDIEKACLCNNKIMEMSLVPSVAAYCALAKGLCKTGDIDAAMMLVRDCLANVTSGPMEFKYTLSVVHACKSGGAEKVIEVLNEMMQQGCPPDEIIYSAIISGMCKYGTIEEARKVFSNLRDRKLLTEANMIVYDEMLIEHMKKKTADLVVSGLKFFGLESKLKAKGTSHPPFFSTSRSASEVLGSIMTGK, translated from the exons ATGCCTCCTCACCTTCAGCCCCCAATTCCCAaaccccaaaaccaaaaccaaaaccaaaaaaacaagttCTACTTCTTCTACGGCCACCGTAAACCCTCCCAACACCGCCCCACCGTCCGCGGCGGCCTCTTCTCCAACCGCCAATCCATCTCCCTCCACAAACCCTCTCCTCCCCACAATCCTCAACCCTTCAATCTCCACCACTGGGACCCACAACAttcccccaccaccaccaccactgaaaCCCGCAACACCAACACTGGGTCTGGGTCTGGGACCACCCACACCTCTCTCATCCGCCTCTCCCCTATCGCCCGATACATCACCGACTCATTCCGCAAGAACCAAAACCACTGGGGCCCTTCCATCGTCTCCGACCTCAACAAACTCCGCCGCGTCACTCCGGAcctcgtctccgaagtcctcaaatcccaacccgacccgaatcTCGCCTCCAAGTTCTTCCACTGGGCCTCCAAGCAAAAAGGCTTCCACCACACTTTCGCTTCCTACAATGCCTTCGCCTATTGCCTTAACCGCTCTAACCGTTTCCGCTCTGCCGATCAACTGCCCGAACTCATGATCTCCCAAAACAAACCCCCCACTGAAAAGCAGTTCGAAATCCTTATCCGATTCCACTCCGACGCCAATCGGCCCCTTCGGGTTTTCTACGTGtatcagaagatgaagaaattCAATGTCAAGCCTAGGGTTTTTTTGTACAATAGGATTATTGATGCTTTGATGAAGAATGGGTATGTGGATTTGGCGCTTTCAGTTTATGATGATTTTAGGAATGATGGTTTGGTTGAAGAGAGTGTTACTTTTATGGTTTTGATTAAAGGGTTGTGTAAAGTTGGGAGAATTGATGAAATGTTGAAGGTTTTGAGTAAAATGAGGGAGAATTTGTGTGCGCCGGACGTGTTTGCGTACACGGCAATGGTGAGGGTGTTGGTTGAAGCAGGGAATTTGGATGGATGTTTGAGGGTTTGGGAGGAAATGAGGAGGGATAAGGTGGAGCCGGACGCAATGGCGTATACGACTTTGGTTACCGCGTTGTGTAAAGGTGGGAGGGTGGAGAAAGGGTATGAGTTGTTTAGGGAGATGAAGGAGAAAAGGTGTTTGATTGATAGGGCGATATATGGATCGTTGGTTGAGGCATTTGTGGCAGATGGGAAAGTGGGGTTTGCTTGTGGTTTGTTGAAGGATTTGGTGGATTCTGGGTATAGAGCTGATTTGGGGATTTATAATTCGATTATTGAAGGATTGTGCGGTGTGAAGAGAGTCGATAAGGCTTATAAGGTTTTTCAGGTCACGGTTCAGGAGGGTCTTGAGCCGGAGTTTGTGACTGTGAATCCAATTTTGGTTTTGTATGCAGAGATGAGAAGGATGGATGAGTTTTGTAAATTGTTAACCCAAATGGAGAAATTGGGATTTTGTGTCATTGATAATCTTTCGAAGTTCTTTGCTTTTGTGGTTGGGAAGGAGGAGAGGACAATGATGGCTGTGGAAGTGTTTGAGAACTTAAAAAAGAGAGGTTATTGTAGTGTTTCCATATACAATATTCTTATGGGGGCACTTCACAAGAAGGGGGAGTTCGAAAAGGTGATATCACTCTTTGATGAAGTGAAGGAATCAAATTTTGAACCTGACTCATTGACTTATAGTATTGCAATTGAATGTTTTGTAGAGATTGGTGATATTGAAAAAGCATGTCTGTGTAACAATAAAATCATGGAGATGTCTTTGGTTCCTTCTGTTGCTGCTTATTGTGCTCTTGCTAAAGGGCTCTGCAAGACCGGAGACATTGATGCTGCTATGATGCTTGTTCGCGATTGCTTAGCCAATGTTACGAGTGGCCCTATGGAGTTTAAGTATACACTTTCTGTTGTTCATGCCTGTAAATCTGGTGGTGCTGAGAAGGTGATTGAGGTACTTAATGAAATGATGCAACAGGGTTGTCCTCCTGATGAGATTATATACTCTGCTATCATCTCTGGCATGTGTAAGTATGGGACAATTGAGGAGGCAAGGAAGGTTTTTTCGAATTTGAGAGACCGCAAACTTTTAACAGAAGCTAATATGATTGTCTACGATGAAATGCTAATTGAGCATATGAAGAAGAAGACCGCAGACTTGGTGGTGTCTGGATTGAAGTTTTTTG GTCTAGAGTCCAAGTTGAAAGCAAAGGGTACTTCTCACCCACCCTTCTTCTCT